One Synechocystis sp. LKSZ1 genomic window, TCTATCCTGGGGCAATCATCCCGTTACAAATATTTGCGATTTGCTGATTCCTTGAAAAATGCCCCTAAAATTTTTGGTTTGGCCCCTCCCTAGGCAACCCTTAAGCATCCCAGTCATCTATAGTTTGTTGCTTGGATTAGTGGCCTGTACCCCAGCTCCCCAAACACCGCCGCCTCCGAGTACAACCCTTAAACTGCTGTCTTGGCAGGCCCCAACTATTCTCAACCCCCACCTTTCCGCTGGCTTCAAGGATGCCGAGGCCAGTCGCATTAGCCTAGAACCCTTAGCCAGTTTTGATGCAGAAGGCAAACTTGTCCCGTTTTTAGCAGCAGAAATCCCAACCCTCGACAACGGGGGCCTGGCCAAGGATGGCCGCTCAGTAGTTTGGAAATTGAAAAAAAATATTCGTTGGTCTGATGGAACCCCTTTTACCGCTCAGGATGTGGTCTTTACCTACCAATTCATTACCAATCCCCAAGTAGGAGCCACCAGCCTCGGCAATTACGAAACCGTTCAGCGGGTGGTGGCCCTGGATGGCCATACAGTTCAGGTGTTCTTCAAGGAAGCCAATGCGGCTTGGTTTCTTCCCTTTGTTGGCGGAGAGGGGATGATTCTCCCTCGCCATGCCTACCAGGCTTACCCTGGCGATAAGGCCCGTCAGGCCCCAGCTAACCTCTTGCCTATCGGTACTGGCCCCTATCGCGTGACTCAGTTTAAACCAGGGGACGTGGTTCTCTACGAAGCGAATCCCTACTTTCGAGAAGCGAAGACCCTGGCCTTTCAGGGCCTGGAACTCAAAGGAGGCGGTGATGCCGTCTCGGCCGCCCGGGCGGTGCTTCAAACCGGCGATGCGGATTTTGCCTTTAATCTTCAGGTGGAAGGGCCCTTGCTAGATGATTTGCAACGGCAGGGTAAGGGTCAAGTCGTTAGCCATTTAGGGAGTTTAGGGGAACGCATTATCTTTAATTTCACCAATCCTCGTCCTGCCTCCGGCCCTGCTTCTAATTTCCCCAATCCCCATCCTTTCCTGCAGGATCCCAAGGTAAGGGAAGCGTTGACTTTGGCCATCGACCGGGACACCATTGCCAAACAACTTTATGGGATAACGGGGAGTGTGGCGACGAATTTGCTATTAGCCCCAGCAGAATATGTGTCTCACCAGACGCGGTATCACTTTGACCTCGACCGGGCAGCGGCCCTACTGGAGCAAGCGGGTTGGCGAGATAGCAACGGCAATGGCACTCGGGATAAGCAGGGGGTCGAACTCCAGTTAGTCTTCCAAACCAGTGTCAATCCCCTGCGCCAGAAAACCCAACAGGTAATCAAACAGGGCCTACAGGCCATTGGGGTAGGGGTTGAACTCAAGGCCGTTGACCCTAGTGTGATGTTTTCCAGTGACCCGGCCAATCCTGATACCCTGGAGCGTTTTTCCGCCGATTTGCTAATGTTTACTACCGGCAATACCAATCCCGACCCGAGCAAATACCTACAGACTTTTACCTGTGGCACGATTCCCCAGGCGAAAAATAACTGGGTTGGCGACAATTTCGGGCGCTACTGTAATCCCGAATACGACCGGCTTTGGCAACAGGCCAGCCAGGAACGGAATTTACCCCAACGTCAACAACGTTTTATTCGACTTAACGATCTCCTAGTCAATAACTTTGTTGCTGTCCCCCTGGTGCATCGGGCCGATGTGGTGGCAGTGAGTCGGCAACTCCAGGGGGTGGCGCTGACCCCCTGGGATCGGAATACTTGGAATATTAAAGACTGGCGGCGACCCCAACCATGATCCGTTTTCCCTCCCTACCCCGTTGGTTTTGGCCTTTAGGTGGCCTGATCGCCTGTTTGCTAACGCTGGGAATGCTCTGGCCCAAAGCCCCGATGGCAATCCCGGCCCCCGTCGTGGTTTCTATTCTGATGCCCGCGGTGGAAGTGGTGGAATGGCAACCCATCGTGGCGGCGTTTAACCGAGAACATCGGGATATTCAGTTGGCTATGCTGGAGGGCCCGACATCTACGGATCAACTGGAGAGTTTATACACGACTTCTTTTCTTTTGGGGGATTCTCCCTACGACTTGGTGGACTTGGACATTAGCTGGTTGCCCAAGTTTGCGGCGGCAGGTTGGTTGTTGGACATTTCTGAGCGTCTTTCGCCAACGGAACAAGCCGCTTTTCTCTCCCCTGATCTGGAAGGGGGTCGCTTTCAGCATCAGCTCTATCGTCTACCCACCTACACCGGCGCGGGCCTGCTCTACTATCGTCGGGACTTGTTAGAACAAGCCGGTTTAGAACCGCCCCAGACCTTTACTGACCTAATGGCGACAGCCAAAATACTGCAAAACCAGGGCCAGGTGGAATGGGGCTATCTGTGGCAGGGAAAACAGTACGAGGGCCTCTCGGCCATGTTTGTCGAAGTGCTGGCCGGTTTTGGCGGCTATTGGGTCAATCCAGACACCCTAGCCGTAGGCCTAGACCAACCGGCGGCCATCCAGGCCGTCGAATTTTTGCGCCAGACGATCAC contains:
- a CDS encoding peptide ABC transporter substrate-binding protein, which produces MPLKFLVWPLPRQPLSIPVIYSLLLGLVACTPAPQTPPPPSTTLKLLSWQAPTILNPHLSAGFKDAEASRISLEPLASFDAEGKLVPFLAAEIPTLDNGGLAKDGRSVVWKLKKNIRWSDGTPFTAQDVVFTYQFITNPQVGATSLGNYETVQRVVALDGHTVQVFFKEANAAWFLPFVGGEGMILPRHAYQAYPGDKARQAPANLLPIGTGPYRVTQFKPGDVVLYEANPYFREAKTLAFQGLELKGGGDAVSAARAVLQTGDADFAFNLQVEGPLLDDLQRQGKGQVVSHLGSLGERIIFNFTNPRPASGPASNFPNPHPFLQDPKVREALTLAIDRDTIAKQLYGITGSVATNLLLAPAEYVSHQTRYHFDLDRAAALLEQAGWRDSNGNGTRDKQGVELQLVFQTSVNPLRQKTQQVIKQGLQAIGVGVELKAVDPSVMFSSDPANPDTLERFSADLLMFTTGNTNPDPSKYLQTFTCGTIPQAKNNWVGDNFGRYCNPEYDRLWQQASQERNLPQRQQRFIRLNDLLVNNFVAVPLVHRADVVAVSRQLQGVALTPWDRNTWNIKDWRRPQP
- a CDS encoding ABC transporter substrate-binding protein, producing the protein MIRFPSLPRWFWPLGGLIACLLTLGMLWPKAPMAIPAPVVVSILMPAVEVVEWQPIVAAFNREHRDIQLAMLEGPTSTDQLESLYTTSFLLGDSPYDLVDLDISWLPKFAAAGWLLDISERLSPTEQAAFLSPDLEGGRFQHQLYRLPTYTGAGLLYYRRDLLEQAGLEPPQTFTDLMATAKILQNQGQVEWGYLWQGKQYEGLSAMFVEVLAGFGGYWVNPDTLAVGLDQPAAIQAVEFLRQTITSGISPPGVTTYAEEDTRRLFQAGKALFLRNWPYVYPLANTADSPIQGKFAIQPMVHQPGLAPGACQGGWGLGIARGTRHPEAAWEVLRYLTSETVQKQFSLATGKMPTRKALYQDPEILAQFPYFADLYPVIETAVLRPPITQYAQASDILQRYLSAALTGRLTPQEAMHQASQETRRLLGRVSENV